A region from the Canis lupus familiaris isolate Mischka breed German Shepherd chromosome 3, alternate assembly UU_Cfam_GSD_1.0, whole genome shotgun sequence genome encodes:
- the LOC119876134 gene encoding cleavage and polyadenylation specificity factor subunit 6 — translation MADGVDHIDIYADVGEEFNQEAEYGGHDQIDLYDDVISPSANNGDAPEDRDYMDTLPPTVGDDVGKGAAPNVVYTYTGKRIALYIGNLTWWTTDEDLTEAVHSLGVNDILEIKFFENRANGQSKGFALVGVGSEASSKKLMDLLPKRELHGQNPVVTPCNKQFLSQFEMQSRKTTQSGQMSGEGKAGPPGGSSRAAFPQGGRGRGRFPGAVPGGDRFPGPAGPGGPPPPFPAGQTPPRPPLGPPGPPGPPGPPPPGQVLPPPLAGPPNRGDRPPPPVLFPGQPFGQPPLGPLPPGPPPPVPGYGPPPGPPPPQQGPPPPPGPFPPRPPGPLGPPLTLAPPPHLPGPPPGAPPPAPHVNPAFFPPPTNSGMPTSDSRGPPPTDPYGRPPPYDRGDYGPPGREMDTARTPLSEAEFEEIMNRNRAISSSAISRAVSDASAGDYGSAIETLVTAISLIKQSKVSADDRCKVLISSLQDCLHGIESKSYGSGSRRERSRERDHSRSREKSRRHKSRSRDRHDDYYRERSRERERHRDRDRDRDRERDREREYRHR, via the coding sequence ATGGCGGACGGCGTGGACCACATAGACATCTACGCGGATGTGGGCGAGGAGTTCAACCAGGAAGCTGAATATGGTGGGCATGATCAGATAGATTTGTATGATGATGTCATCTCTCCATCTGCAAATAATGGAGATGCCCCAGAAGACCGTGATTACATGGACACTCTCCCACCAActgttggtgatgatgtgggTAAAGGAGCAGCACCAAATGTTGTCTATACATATACTGGAAAGAGAATTGCATTGTATATTGGAAATCTAACATGGTGGACAACAGATGAAGACTTAACTGAAGCAGTTCATTCTTTGGGAGTGAATGATATTTTGGagataaaattttttgaaaatcgGGCAAATGGCCAGTCAAAGGGGTTTGCCCTTGTTGGTGTTGGATCTGAAGCATCCTCAAAAAAGTTAATGGATCTGTTGCCTAAAAGAGAACTTCATGGTCAGAATCCTGTTGTAACTCCATGCAATAAACAGTTCCTGAGTCAATTTGAAATGCAGTCCAGGAAAACTACACAATCAGGACAAATGTCTGGGGAAGGTAAAGCTGGTCCTCCAGGAGGCAGTTCACGTGCAGCATTTCCACAAGGTGGTAGAGGACGGGGCCGTTTTCCAGGGGCTGTTCCCGGTGGGGACAGATTTCCTGGACCAGCAGGACCAGGAGGGCCACCCCCACCTTTTCCAGCTGGACAGACTCCGCCACGTCCACCCTTGGGCCCTCCAGGCCCACCTGGTCCACCGGGTCCTCCACCTCCGGGTCAGGTTCTGCCTCCCCCTTTAGCTGGGCCTCCTAATCGAGGAGATCGCCCTCCACCACCAGTTCTTTTTCCTGGACAGCCTTTTGGGCAGCCTCCGCTGGGCCCGCTTCCTCCCGGCCCTCCACCTCCAGTTCCAGGCTACGGCCCCCCTCCTGGCCCACCACCTCCACAACAGggaccacctccacctccaggccCCTTTCCACCTCGCCCACCCGGCCCTCTTGGGCCGCCCCTTACACTTGCTCCTCCTCCGCATCTTCCTGGACCAcctccaggtgccccaccaccAGCTCCACATGTGAACCCGGCTTTCTTTCCTCCACCGACTAACAGCGGCATGCCTACATCAGATAGCCGGGGCCCACCGCCAACAGATCCGTATGGCCGACCCCCACCCTATGACAGGGGTGACTATGGGCCTCCTGGGAGGGAAATGGATACTGCAAGAACGCCATTGAGTGAAGCTGAGTTTGAAGAAATCATGAATAGAAATAGGGCAATCTCAAGCAGTGCTATTTCAAGAGCTGTATCTGATGCCAGTGCTGGTGATTATGGGAGTGCTATTGAGACATTGGTAACTGCAATTTCTTTAATTAAACAATCCAAAGTATCTGCTGATGATCGTTGCAAAGTTCTTATTAGCTCTTTGCAAGATTGCCTTCATGGAATTGAATCCAAGTCTTATGGTTCTGGATCAAGACGTGAACGATCAAGAGAGAGGGACCATAGTAGATCACGAGAAAAGAGTCGGCGTCATAAATCCCGTAGTAGAGATCGTCATGATGATTAttatagagagagaagcagagaacgAGAGAGACACCGGGATCGGGACCGAGACCGGGACCGAGAACGGGACCGAGAGCGCGAGTATCGTCATCGTTAG